A stretch of the Candidatus Coatesbacteria bacterium genome encodes the following:
- a CDS encoding peptidylprolyl isomerase: protein MSQAAKGDKVKVHYTGTLDDGTVFDSSREREPLEFVIGSGTLIPGFENGVLGMKVGETKTIDIPAADAYGERKDGLMASLERSEVPDNIEPKVGMFVEMELKDGNNARARIAKVDEQTIVLDFNHPLAGQDLSFEVELLAVA from the coding sequence ATGTCTCAAGCCGCCAAGGGAGATAAAGTCAAGGTCCACTATACCGGCACCCTCGACGACGGCACCGTCTTCGACAGCTCGCGGGAGCGTGAACCCCTCGAGTTCGTCATCGGCTCGGGAACCCTGATCCCCGGATTCGAGAACGGCGTCCTCGGGATGAAGGTCGGCGAAACTAAGACCATCGACATCCCCGCCGCCGACGCCTACGGTGAGCGCAAGGATGGGCTGATGGCCAGTCTCGAACGCAGCGAAGTCCCGGACAACATCGAGCCCAAGGTCGGCATGTTCGTCGAGATGGAACTCAAGGACGGCAACAACGCCCGAGCCCGCATCGCCAAGGTCGACGAACAAACCATCGTGCTGGACTTCAACCATCCCCTGGCCGGCCAGGACCTGAGCTTCGAGGTCGAACTGCTGGCGGTGGCCTGA
- a CDS encoding methyltransferase domain-containing protein, whose amino-acid sequence MSGSEKTGGPMSEAAFEEMSAKFEAGRYQRKPLGEILLEVGVAPGMTVLDFGCGPGGYSIPAAQIVGPAGLVYALDRVPLAAKKVTAKAAAKDLNNLRTITSTGPTGLDDDSVDVVLLFDVLHNFTEPQPILAELNRVLKNCGTLAVEDHHLADAELVEQTKTGGLFTLRGKGRWSHLFAPRP is encoded by the coding sequence ATGAGCGGGAGCGAAAAAACCGGCGGTCCGATGTCCGAGGCCGCCTTCGAGGAGATGAGCGCCAAGTTCGAGGCCGGGCGCTACCAGCGCAAGCCCCTCGGGGAGATCCTGCTTGAGGTCGGCGTCGCCCCGGGGATGACGGTGCTGGACTTCGGCTGCGGCCCCGGCGGCTACAGCATCCCGGCGGCGCAGATCGTCGGACCGGCCGGCCTCGTCTACGCCCTCGACCGGGTGCCTCTGGCGGCCAAGAAGGTCACCGCCAAAGCCGCCGCCAAGGACCTGAACAACCTGCGCACCATCACCTCGACCGGCCCGACGGGCCTCGACGACGACAGCGTCGACGTGGTGCTGCTCTTTGACGTCCTGCACAACTTCACCGAGCCGCAACCGATCCTGGCCGAGCTGAACCGGGTACTCAAAAACTGCGGCACCTTGGCCGTCGAGGACCATCACCTGGCCGACGCCGAGCTGGTGGAGCAGACGAAGACCGGCGGTTTGTTCACGCTCCGCGGCAAAGGTCGCTGGAGCCACCTGTTCGCTCCCCGGCCGTGA
- a CDS encoding NAD-dependent epimerase/dehydratase family protein, protein MSEPQRILVTGALGQIGSELTLELRSVYGADNVVATDIRECTIADIAECGSFEICDVLDPNRLAELCEAYDIDSIVHMAAVLSATGERNPDACWNVNINGSLNVLRLARERGLTRVLIPSSIAAFGPETPLENTPQETVLRPRTMYGVTKVAGELLADYFWNKWGLDVRGLRYPGIISAKTLPGGGTTDYAVDIYYKAVSEPSYTCFVKPETRLPMMYMPDCLKATIDLFRAPVEGLKHHGDFNVGSMSFSAGELAAAIQRRVPGFEVRFEPDYRQAIADSWPSSVDDAAARREWGWSPDHDLESMTDDMLERLRARHAAGELYPA, encoded by the coding sequence CGGCGCCCTGGGACAGATCGGTTCCGAACTGACCTTAGAACTGCGGAGCGTCTACGGCGCCGACAACGTCGTGGCCACCGATATTCGCGAGTGCACCATCGCCGACATCGCCGAGTGCGGCTCCTTCGAGATCTGTGACGTCCTTGACCCAAACCGGCTCGCCGAGCTGTGCGAGGCCTACGACATCGACTCCATCGTCCACATGGCCGCCGTCCTCTCGGCCACCGGCGAGCGGAACCCCGACGCCTGCTGGAACGTCAACATCAACGGCAGTCTCAACGTCTTGCGCCTGGCCCGGGAGCGCGGGCTGACCCGGGTGCTGATCCCCTCGTCGATCGCCGCCTTCGGACCGGAAACCCCGCTAGAAAACACGCCCCAGGAGACCGTCCTGCGTCCGCGAACCATGTACGGCGTCACCAAGGTGGCCGGCGAGCTGCTGGCCGACTACTTCTGGAACAAATGGGGCCTCGACGTCCGCGGGCTGCGCTACCCCGGGATCATCTCCGCCAAGACCCTCCCCGGCGGCGGCACCACCGACTACGCCGTCGACATCTACTACAAGGCCGTCTCCGAACCCAGCTACACCTGCTTCGTCAAGCCCGAGACCCGGCTGCCGATGATGTACATGCCCGACTGCCTCAAGGCCACCATCGACCTCTTCCGCGCCCCCGTCGAAGGCCTCAAACACCACGGCGACTTCAACGTCGGCTCGATGTCCTTCAGCGCCGGTGAGCTGGCCGCCGCCATCCAGCGCCGCGTCCCCGGCTTCGAGGTCCGCTTCGAGCCCGACTACCGCCAGGCCATCGCCGACAGTTGGCCTTCCTCGGTCGACGACGCCGCCGCCCGCCGGGAATGGGGCTGGAGCCCCGACCACGACCTGGAGTCGATGACCGACGATATGCTCGAGCGCCTGCGCGCCCGCCACGCGGCCGGGGAGCTGTACCCGGCTTGA
- a CDS encoding Holliday junction branch migration protein RuvA gives MIERLSGRLAALTPEFAVIEVGGVGYRVSVALSTYTSLSKLSVGDELILLTEMTYSEKQGPALFGFLEAAEREVFRLLLGGSGVGPKLALAAISNLRTTELLQALTGGDFALLSRVPGIGRKKAEKLSLELRDAAGELLPKLGAAPTTTGRSDAVAALVALGYPGAAARGAVAAAEEELPDDIGPQRLIAAALSRLRRE, from the coding sequence ATGATCGAACGTTTGAGCGGCAGACTGGCGGCGCTGACGCCGGAGTTCGCCGTAATCGAAGTCGGCGGCGTGGGCTACCGGGTGTCCGTGGCGCTGTCGACCTACACCAGCCTGAGCAAGCTGTCCGTGGGTGATGAGCTGATCCTGCTGACGGAGATGACCTACAGTGAGAAGCAGGGTCCGGCCCTCTTCGGCTTTCTGGAGGCGGCCGAGCGCGAAGTCTTCCGGCTGCTGCTGGGCGGTTCCGGCGTGGGTCCCAAGCTGGCCCTGGCGGCCATTTCCAACCTGCGGACCACGGAGCTGCTCCAGGCGTTGACCGGTGGTGACTTCGCTCTGCTGTCCCGGGTGCCGGGGATCGGCCGCAAGAAAGCGGAGAAGCTGAGCCTGGAGCTGCGTGACGCCGCCGGGGAGCTGCTGCCCAAGCTGGGCGCCGCGCCGACGACCACGGGGCGTTCCGACGCCGTGGCCGCTCTGGTGGCTCTGGGCTATCCCGGTGCGGCGGCCCGCGGCGCCGTGGCGGCCGCCGAAGAGGAGCTGCCCGACGACATCGGCCCGCAGCGGTTGATCGCCGCCGCCCTGTCGCGCCTGCGGCGGGAGTAA